The following coding sequences are from one Microbacterium sp. SORGH_AS_0969 window:
- a CDS encoding carbohydrate ABC transporter permease: MLPRRSGLAVAVFLVPPLLLYGAAVLLPIVQSLILSLFEWDGITALQFVGLDNYIKMFTRDDVFWTAFGNALGYLAICLVLQLGGALAVAGLLTALPRARELVKTLYLLPAVISTVAIAFLFVRIYSLEPVGLLNQLLAWVGLEGLQTAWLSNVQTVLAAVSIPEGWRFTGLYMLIIYAALLAVPKELEEAARLDGASWWQTFWRIRFPYIRPVWITTTVMATTFALRGFDIPYLLTNGGPGQSSELLTTYMYKTAFVHTDYGYASAISVFIVVECLVAVGLIFLLLRRKDA, from the coding sequence ATGCTGCCGCGGCGCTCGGGCTTGGCCGTCGCCGTCTTCCTCGTCCCGCCTTTGCTGCTCTATGGCGCTGCGGTCCTGCTGCCCATCGTGCAGTCCCTCATCCTGAGCTTGTTCGAGTGGGATGGCATCACCGCCCTGCAGTTCGTCGGCCTCGACAACTACATCAAGATGTTCACGCGCGACGACGTGTTCTGGACGGCCTTCGGCAACGCCCTCGGCTACCTCGCGATCTGCCTGGTCCTCCAACTGGGTGGAGCCCTGGCAGTCGCGGGACTCCTCACCGCGCTTCCGCGGGCCCGCGAGCTGGTCAAGACGCTCTATCTGCTGCCGGCGGTCATCTCCACCGTGGCGATCGCGTTCCTCTTCGTCCGTATCTACTCGCTCGAACCCGTCGGCCTGCTGAATCAGCTGCTGGCGTGGGTGGGACTCGAGGGGCTCCAGACGGCCTGGCTCTCGAACGTGCAGACGGTGCTGGCGGCGGTGTCGATCCCCGAGGGGTGGCGCTTCACCGGTCTGTACATGCTCATCATCTACGCGGCTCTCCTGGCCGTGCCGAAAGAGCTCGAGGAGGCCGCGCGGCTGGACGGCGCGTCGTGGTGGCAGACGTTCTGGCGCATCCGGTTCCCCTACATCCGCCCCGTGTGGATCACGACGACGGTCATGGCCACGACCTTCGCGCTCCGCGGCTTCGACATCCCCTATCTGCTCACCAACGGCGGGCCGGGGCAGTCGTCCGAACTGCTGACCACGTACATGTACAAGACGGCCTTCGTCCACACCGACTACGGCTACGCCAGCGCCATCTCGGTCTTCATCGTGGTGGAGTGCCTCGTCGCGGTGGGCCTCATCTTCCTGCTGCTGCGTCGAAAGGATGCGTGA